Proteins found in one Lycium ferocissimum isolate CSIRO_LF1 chromosome 6, AGI_CSIRO_Lferr_CH_V1, whole genome shotgun sequence genomic segment:
- the LOC132059395 gene encoding S-adenosylmethionine carrier 1, chloroplastic/mitochondrial, whose protein sequence is MGPLALALDTKNSFAVSDASGRKMDNLQMVPKKFFASINNGEEKPFDFLRMLFEGVIAGGTAGVVVETALYPIDTIKTRLQATRGGGQIALKGLYSGLAGNLAGVLPASAIFVGVYEPAKQKLLKMLPENLSAVAHLTAGALGGIAASFVRVPTEVIKQRMQTMQFASAPDAVRLIVSKEGFKGLYAGYGSFILRDLPFDAIQFCIYEQMRIGYKLAAKRELNDPENAVIGAFAGALTGAITTPLDVIKTRLMTQGSANQYKGIVDCVKTIVAEEGPPALLKGIGPRVLWIGIGGSIFFGVLERTKRYLAQNRPDNETSKKD, encoded by the exons ATGGGGCCTTTAGCATTAGCTTTGGATACAAAGAATTCTTTTGCAGTCTCAG ATGCATCTGGTAGAAAAATGGATAACCTTCAGATGGTACCCAAAAAGTTCTTCGCATCAATCAACAATGGAGAAGAGAAACCATTTGATTTCCTAAGAATGCTATTTG AGGGTGTCATAGCAGGAGGGACCGCCGGCGTTGTTGTTGAAACAGCTTTATATCCCATTGATACAATAAAGACACGACTGCAGGCAA CTCGTGGTGGAGGACAAATAGCCTTGAAAGGGTTGTATTCCGGGCTTGCTGGAAATCTTGCTGGAGTTCTACC GGCTTCTGCTATTTTTGTTGGTGTATATGAACCGGCAAAGCAGAAGTTATTGAAGATGCTTCCTGAAAATCTTAGTGCTGTGGCCCATCTT ACTGCTGGTGCTTTAGGAGGCATTGCTGCTTCTTTCGTTCGTGTTCCAACAGAG GTGATTAAGCAGCGAATGCAAACTATGCAATTTGCTTCGGCTCCTGATGCTGTTCGGCTAATTGTTTCAAAAGAAGGTTTTAAAGGTCTTTATGCG GGATATGGGTCATTTATACTTCGAGATTTGCCATTTGACGCCATCCAGTTCTGTATCTATGAGCAGATGCGGATAGGTTATAAGCTGGCA GCAAAAAGGGAATTGAATGATCCAGAGAATGCAGTTATCGGTGCTTTTGCTG GTGCTCTAACTGGAGCTATAACTACCCCTCTTGATGTCATTAAGACAAGATTAATGACTCAG GGTTCTGCCAACCAATACAAAGgcatcgttgattgtgtgaagaCTATTGTTGCAGAAGAAGGGCCTCCAGCACTTTTAAAG GGCATCGGGCCAAGAGTGCTTTGGATAGGCATTGGAGGATCAATATTCTTTGGTGTTCTTGAGAGAACAAAGCGATACCTTGCACAAAATCGTCCTGATAATGAAACCTCAAAGAAGGATTAG